The following proteins are co-located in the Anomalospiza imberbis isolate Cuckoo-Finch-1a 21T00152 chromosome 1, ASM3175350v1, whole genome shotgun sequence genome:
- the TIMM21 gene encoding mitochondrial import inner membrane translocase subunit Tim21 — protein MPGVLPQTLPASLGRGCLGRWLLAARGRALLGVGTGSCSCLRWRHQPPLLLRAARQSFGTQTGGLKSAKPGGNNRDVSVQRVLNEETLVSAAQKVKEAGRDFTYFIVVLVGIGVTGGLFYVIFKELFSSSSPSKIYGDALEKCRSHPEIIGVFGDSIKGYGEATRRGRRQHVSHIEYVKDGLKHMRLKFYIEGTESGKQGTVHVEVKENLETGRFEVRYIFVDVETYPRRTIVIEDNR, from the exons aTGCCCGGCGTGCTGCCCCAGACACTGCCCGCCTCCCTCGGGCGGGGCTGCCTGGGCCGCTGGCTGCTCGCCGCTCGCGGGCGGGCGCTCCTGGGGGTCGGCACCGggtcctgctcctgcctgaggTGGCGGCACCAGCCCCCGCTGCTGCTCCGGGCCGCCCGTCAGAGCTTCGGGACGCAGACGGGAGGGCTGAAATCTGCAAAACCTGGCGGTAATAACAGAGATGTGTCCGTGCAAAGGGTGCTGAACGAGGAAACGCTGGTGTCGGCAGCTCAGAAAG tGAAAGAAGCTGGAAGAGACTTTACCTATTTTATTGTGGTGCTTGTTGGGATTGGTGTTacag GTGGTTTGTTCTATGTGATTTTTAAAGAGCTATTCTCTTCTTCTAGTCCAAGTAAGATCTATGGAGATGCCTTGGAGAAATGCAGATCTCACCCTGAG ATAATTGGTGTTTTTGGTGACTCTATCAAAGGTTACGGAGAGGCAACAAGAAGAGGAAGACGACAGCATGTCAG TCACATTGAATACGTAAAGGACGGACTGAAACATATGCGTTTGAAGTTCTATATTGAGGGCACTGAATCAGGGAAACAGGGAACAGTCCATGTGGAAGTCAAAGAG aatcTTGAAACAGGAAGATTCGAGGTTCGCTACATATTTGTGGATGTTGAGACCTATCCGAGGAGAACCATCGTCATAGAGGACAACAGATAG